Within Kineothrix sp. MB12-C1, the genomic segment TGAATATGAGGATGTATTACATGATTCCGGAGAAGAGAGCATCGGACAAGGTGATGAGGATAGTTCAGAAGATTCTGCGAACTCAGCGAATACAGGTTCTCTTCTTGGACAAAGTAAGATTGTGGGTGGTAATGCAATAGTATTTATAGACAATAACCGTTCCAAAGTGCTATCGGGAAATGAGCAGGGAGAAAGCGAAACGCAAAGCAGTACGAATTCCCCTGAGATTATAGGAGGGGAGACGGCGAGTAATAGCATTGCTAAATATACGATAGTTAATGATAAAATTGCAGATCAGGCGTATTATGGCAATGCAGGCTTGACATCATATGACATACCTCAGACTGTGAAAGCAATTGGCAGCTTTTCCTTTGCCCGCTCAGGATTGACTTCTATCGAGGTACCGGACGGAGTGGAATCAATCGGTTATGGTGCATTTTATCATTGCGATAATCTGGCATCTATTACGATTCCTGATTCAGTGACAACGATAGAACCTTCTGCATTGAATAAGACGAAATGGATGGAAGAGCGTCTGACAGATAAGAAGAATCCGTTTGTCATTGTGGGAGATGGTATTCTGATTGCTTATACGGGCAGTTTGGAGAGTGTTGCAATACCGGAAGGCGTGAAGCAGATCGGTGCGGAAGCATTTATGGATAATCGAAAGATAACTGCGGTTACACTTCCCAGTACTTGTAAAGTGATCGGTGAAGATGCTTTTGCCGGATGCAGCAATCTAGTGAGTGTGGCTGGCGGCAGTTATGTGGAAGAAATTAGGGATAGAGCCTTTGTCGGATGTCCAATCAGTACGATTAAAATTCCTGCATCTGTGAAGTCGATAGGTTTACGGGCTTATGACATTACAGGGACCGGTAAAGACGATGGAAGCAAGATCGCTGTTTTTCTGGGAGGAAGCCTTCCTAAGATATCCTATGAGAAAACGGCTACCCGATTGCCGAATGAAATACAAAGAGATGCGGTATTTAAAGATGTAAGAATCGCTATTGTCAGTGATGATATTACACCTGAAGATGTGGTGGATACGGTATTAGACTATGATAAAGGTGGATTCCGCGGATTTGTCTGTACGGTGGAACAGACGGCGGAACAGGATACTCAGGGAAGACTTCGTATCAAGTTCTGTATTATGAAGGAAGAAGATGTGGAAGTGACAACGGTTCCGAGACATGTGACAGTGTACGGTAAGACCTATAAGATATCTAATCCCAATGAAGCGGTAGTATATGCTTCCAACGAGGAAGATGCCGGCGAAGAGAAAGATATAACAGTAGAGATAAATAGTCAGACCTTACCAACAGTTCCTTCGGTTCAAGCGAAACTATCCGGAGCAGAAAATAACTATATTTTACAAATAAATGATAACCCTGATGCAGGTAAGGATATTGCTGCCGCGTATAAAAAAGCAGTGGCCGGCGGACGGATAGCGAGCATGCAAGCTTATGATATTGCGTTATATGATGGGAAAACTATGACTCCGATCAGCAAGGCGGGTAAGCAACAAATGACCATAACGATTCCGAAGCCGAATGGCGTCATAGCCGAGGGACTTAAGGTGCTTTGTCTGGATGAAGATGGGCAATTGGAAAAAGTGAATGCACGGTTAATTGTAGTAAATGGAATTACATGCGTCCAGTTCGATGCAGAACGTTTTACTACTTATGTATTTTATAATAATTAAAGATGATTATGAAAGAACCACCCGGTGGTATAATAATATTATTATTTATTGGAAAAGAGGGGATGGTTATGAAGAGTAAAGAGGATAAGATACGGCCGGAAGACCGCGAAGAACTGTTTAAAGTATGGAAATCCCGATTTGAGAAAAATAAGCACCGCCATAGGGACATATTATGGGAAGATGTGCAAAAGAAATTGGAAAACAACGAAGGAAAGCTATGGTCGCTGGAACAAATGGAGGTGACCGGAGGTGAACCCGACGTTGTTGGATACGATGAGAAAACAGATGAGTATATCTTCTATGATTGTGCGGCAGAAAGCCCTAAGGAACGCAGAAGTCTTTGTTATGACCGCAGAGCATTGGACTCCCGCAAACAGGCGAAGCCGGCAAGCAGCGTTATGGATATGGCGCAGACCATGGGCATTGAACTGCTAACGGAAGAAGAATACCGGGAACTGCAAAAGCTTGGTAAATTCGATCAAAAGACATCCAGCTGGGTAAAGACGCCGGATAATATTCGAGAACTGGGCGGTGCGATTTTCTGTGATTATCGCTATGGTACTGTCTTCGTTTATCATAACGGAGCTGAAAGCTACTACTCATCTAGAGGATTTCGAGGCGTATTGAAAGTATAATATTTTAATAATATATACTGCGCCGAGCAAAGCGAGTGTGCAAAAAGCATACCGCAGCCGCTTGCGGCTAAGGTATAAAAGAAAAACAACCATCTGACAAAAAGTAACGAATAACGACTCCCGGCATAAATTAATTAAAAAGCCGGGAGCGTTTTATGTTTCGGGTAAGACAACAGGTAGGTTGTACGGATGAATTAGTCGCCTCCTGCAACTGCAGAAATAGTGAAGATAATATCAGGGTGGCGGTACTTGATACAGGAATTGGGAATCATCCCGATTTTGAAGGTAGAGTGGACGCCTTTTATGATTTTCTGCATGGGGGAAGGAACGCCTACGATGATAGCGGCCATGGAACCCATGTGATTGGAT encodes:
- a CDS encoding leucine-rich repeat domain-containing protein, coding for MDNRKIMILAGMLLCIAAAAFQLSPSQVKAESASASDFQMKGDTLVKYTGTASAVSIPVFVKNIGKEAFQGHTELIKVEIPGYVESIGANAFEGCTSLEKIAIPDTVTELGAGVFSSCSSLKTVTLGKKLSKLGDGAFADCTSLGQLKVSADNTDFSYESGAIYNKDKTILYGLLPGYSQEVYKMPATVKTIRNNAFWGCENLTKVEIGSNVKAIPDYAFANCRNLEKVRFSYSVSGIGLKAFMDCINLGEIEIPESVSKIHETAFDGCPNLVILAKEGSYAAKYEASRDKSQVSRNEYEDVLHDSGEESIGQGDEDSSEDSANSANTGSLLGQSKIVGGNAIVFIDNNRSKVLSGNEQGESETQSSTNSPEIIGGETASNSIAKYTIVNDKIADQAYYGNAGLTSYDIPQTVKAIGSFSFARSGLTSIEVPDGVESIGYGAFYHCDNLASITIPDSVTTIEPSALNKTKWMEERLTDKKNPFVIVGDGILIAYTGSLESVAIPEGVKQIGAEAFMDNRKITAVTLPSTCKVIGEDAFAGCSNLVSVAGGSYVEEIRDRAFVGCPISTIKIPASVKSIGLRAYDITGTGKDDGSKIAVFLGGSLPKISYEKTATRLPNEIQRDAVFKDVRIAIVSDDITPEDVVDTVLDYDKGGFRGFVCTVEQTAEQDTQGRLRIKFCIMKEEDVEVTTVPRHVTVYGKTYKISNPNEAVVYASNEEDAGEEKDITVEINSQTLPTVPSVQAKLSGAENNYILQINDNPDAGKDIAAAYKKAVAGGRIASMQAYDIALYDGKTMTPISKAGKQQMTITIPKPNGVIAEGLKVLCLDEDGQLEKVNARLIVVNGITCVQFDAERFTTYVFYNN
- a CDS encoding DUF4256 domain-containing protein is translated as MKSKEDKIRPEDREELFKVWKSRFEKNKHRHRDILWEDVQKKLENNEGKLWSLEQMEVTGGEPDVVGYDEKTDEYIFYDCAAESPKERRSLCYDRRALDSRKQAKPASSVMDMAQTMGIELLTEEEYRELQKLGKFDQKTSSWVKTPDNIRELGGAIFCDYRYGTVFVYHNGAESYYSSRGFRGVLKV